A DNA window from Candidatus Neomarinimicrobiota bacterium contains the following coding sequences:
- a CDS encoding pyridoxal phosphate-dependent aminotransferase — translation MNRIQPSFTLEMTARAAELRSEGIDVIDLGVGEPDFNTPENIRQAAKRAMDEGYTKYTPVSGMLELREAICEKLNRDNDLSYSPNQIIASNGAKHALSTACQALFNPGDEVIIFSPYWVSFPEFVRLADASPVIVRTDAEREFIPDFEDLERKINSNVRGMIVNSPCNPTGAVWDDETVTRLLEHAASHDWVVISDECYERLVYDAPFTCAEKLNKDGANVLTIQSLSKTYAMTGWRIGYAAGDAAIIAAMGKIQGQATSCPNSIGQRAAIEALLGDQSEVQKMVDIFQERRVSMIDRLSEIPGLSCTMPRGAFYAFPQVTDYLGRSADGKKIDTSFDLSDYILDFARTVTVAGAGFGDEGHIRLSYATDTATFLEGIKRIEEALSRLT, via the coding sequence GTGAATCGCATTCAACCATCGTTCACCCTCGAAATGACCGCCAGAGCGGCGGAACTTCGAAGTGAGGGGATAGACGTGATTGACCTGGGGGTGGGGGAACCCGATTTCAACACCCCCGAGAATATCCGTCAGGCGGCAAAACGTGCCATGGATGAAGGTTACACCAAGTACACTCCAGTGTCAGGAATGCTGGAATTGCGCGAGGCCATCTGTGAGAAATTGAACCGGGATAACGATCTTTCCTATTCTCCTAATCAGATCATCGCTTCAAACGGGGCGAAACACGCCCTCAGCACGGCCTGCCAGGCTCTGTTCAATCCCGGCGATGAGGTGATCATTTTTTCTCCTTACTGGGTTTCTTTCCCGGAATTCGTCCGACTTGCAGACGCAAGCCCCGTTATCGTAAGGACAGACGCCGAAAGAGAATTCATTCCCGACTTCGAGGATCTGGAAAGAAAAATCAACTCCAACGTCCGGGGTATGATTGTCAATTCTCCGTGCAATCCCACCGGAGCCGTGTGGGACGATGAAACCGTCACCAGGCTCCTTGAGCATGCTGCCAGTCACGACTGGGTGGTTATTTCCGATGAATGCTACGAACGGCTGGTTTATGACGCTCCTTTCACCTGTGCCGAGAAGCTCAACAAGGACGGTGCCAATGTTCTCACCATACAGAGCTTGTCCAAAACGTATGCCATGACGGGCTGGCGAATAGGCTATGCCGCGGGAGATGCGGCCATCATAGCAGCCATGGGAAAGATTCAGGGCCAGGCGACTTCCTGTCCGAATTCTATCGGCCAGAGAGCGGCAATTGAGGCCCTTCTTGGAGATCAGAGCGAAGTGCAAAAAATGGTAGACATTTTTCAAGAAAGGCGTGTCAGCATGATCGATCGTCTGAGTGAGATTCCCGGCCTGTCATGTACCATGCCCCGAGGTGCGTTCTACGCTTTTCCTCAGGTGACCGATTACCTCGGCCGCTCTGCGGACGGCAAGAAAATCGACACTTCTTTCGATTTATCTGATTACATTTTGGACTTTGCCAGAACGGTTACAGTGGCGGGTGCGGGATTTGGCGATGAAGGACACATTCGTCTTTCCTATGCCACCGACACGGCCACCTTTCTTGAGGGTATTAAAAGAATTGAAGAAGCTTTGAGTCGATTAACCTGA
- the rho gene encoding transcription termination factor Rho, whose protein sequence is MDINELQALKIKELTKLAQELDVPRYSGVKKQDLILKILETSAEKEGRLFSNGVLEVMPEGYGFLRSQDYNYLPGPDDIYISPSQIKRFGLRTGNKVAGQIRPPKDNERFYALLKVESVNNQPPDQVKKAILFDNLTPLYPDDKINLETSQKGLSMRVLDLMTPIGKGQRGLIVAQPKTGKTILLQKIANATTTNHPEVKLIVLLIAERPEEVTDMQRNVDAEVVSSTFDEPPERHVQVAEMVQEKAKRMVEYGDDVVILLDSITRLARAHNAIVPHSGKILSGGIDANALHRPRRFFGSARNTEEGGSLTIIATALIDTGSRMDDVIFEEFKGTGNMELVLDRRLSDRRIFPSFDLIRSGTRKEELLLSKKELARVWILRKILNEMTPVEAMEFLLDRMRRTSNNQEFLDTMSQ, encoded by the coding sequence ATGGATATTAACGAGCTTCAGGCGTTGAAAATCAAAGAGCTCACCAAGCTCGCACAAGAGTTGGACGTCCCCCGCTACTCGGGTGTGAAAAAGCAGGACCTGATCTTAAAGATCCTGGAAACGAGCGCCGAAAAGGAGGGTCGCCTCTTTTCCAATGGCGTCCTGGAAGTCATGCCGGAGGGATACGGCTTCTTGCGATCCCAGGACTACAATTACCTTCCTGGCCCGGACGATATCTACATCTCACCCTCCCAGATCAAGCGCTTCGGTCTCCGGACCGGGAATAAGGTTGCCGGGCAAATCCGGCCCCCCAAGGACAATGAACGGTTCTACGCCCTGTTGAAAGTGGAATCCGTGAATAATCAACCTCCTGACCAGGTGAAAAAGGCGATCCTGTTTGACAATCTCACGCCCCTTTATCCCGATGATAAGATTAATCTTGAGACGTCGCAAAAAGGTCTTTCTATGAGAGTTCTTGATCTCATGACACCCATCGGGAAGGGACAGCGCGGTCTCATCGTAGCTCAGCCGAAGACGGGAAAAACCATCCTGCTGCAGAAAATTGCCAATGCCACCACGACGAATCATCCTGAAGTCAAATTGATCGTTCTCCTCATCGCCGAGAGGCCTGAGGAGGTGACGGACATGCAACGGAACGTGGATGCGGAGGTGGTGAGTTCAACCTTCGATGAACCTCCGGAACGGCACGTCCAGGTTGCAGAAATGGTTCAGGAAAAGGCAAAACGTATGGTTGAGTACGGTGACGACGTGGTCATCCTCCTCGACAGTATTACGAGGCTGGCCCGTGCCCACAATGCTATAGTACCCCACAGCGGTAAAATCCTTTCTGGCGGGATTGACGCCAATGCCCTCCACAGGCCGAGGCGCTTTTTCGGCTCCGCGCGTAATACCGAGGAAGGGGGTAGCCTCACCATTATTGCGACGGCACTCATCGACACGGGTAGCCGAATGGATGACGTCATTTTCGAAGAATTCAAGGGTACCGGAAATATGGAATTGGTTCTCGATCGCCGCTTGAGTGACCGGAGAATTTTCCCCTCATTTGATCTCATTCGCTCGGGTACCCGTAAGGAGGAACTTCTCCTGTCCAAAAAAGAACTTGCAAGAGTCTGGATTCTTAGAAAGATTCTGAATGAAATGACTCCTGTTGAAGCCATGGAGTTTTTACTCGATCGCATGAGGCGCACTTCGAACAATCAAGAGTTCCTCGACACAATGAGTCAGTAA
- a CDS encoding CRISPR-associated endonuclease Cas6, with product MPENSEPIRSIVARLSTDKPVRKTPYQVKGVIMHDFPAEPIVPLIDGSYREQFLYPRVQVKILNEQIYLVGIKEGVEPVESILDMLKTLNFGNITFEVQDFDAEIENDRFMPTSRMIRYKFLTPWIALNETNLMKYKYMYGEERLKLLIRLLSQNIVFLAKEMGLQLQTKIFSKLKLESLYPKLVDDGQMGSFQGEFRCNFILPNFLGIGNGITKGYGVLFSHFNPADFTFDESELEKKSHNEQDVEDLPENWEEEAIAPDDIPRSRRGAGESKKDEPNYNALEYHKRKH from the coding sequence ATGCCGGAGAATTCTGAACCTATAAGATCCATCGTCGCACGTCTTTCCACCGATAAGCCTGTCCGGAAAACCCCCTACCAAGTCAAGGGAGTGATCATGCACGATTTTCCCGCCGAACCCATCGTGCCGCTCATTGACGGATCCTACCGGGAACAATTCCTCTACCCACGGGTACAGGTCAAAATTTTGAATGAGCAGATCTACCTGGTTGGAATCAAGGAGGGGGTTGAGCCCGTCGAATCGATTCTGGACATGCTCAAAACGTTAAATTTCGGGAACATTACGTTTGAGGTGCAAGATTTTGATGCAGAGATTGAGAATGATCGCTTCATGCCCACATCGCGGATGATCCGTTACAAGTTTCTCACACCCTGGATTGCCCTGAACGAGACAAATCTCATGAAGTACAAGTACATGTATGGGGAGGAGAGACTGAAACTTCTCATACGCCTTTTGAGTCAGAACATCGTTTTCCTGGCTAAGGAAATGGGACTACAGCTCCAGACAAAGATCTTTTCCAAATTGAAGCTTGAATCCCTCTATCCCAAACTGGTGGATGATGGTCAGATGGGGTCCTTTCAGGGAGAATTCCGATGCAATTTTATCCTGCCGAATTTTCTGGGTATCGGCAACGGTATCACGAAAGGGTATGGTGTTCTCTTCAGCCATTTCAATCCCGCGGACTTCACGTTTGATGAGAGCGAACTGGAGAAGAAATCCCACAATGAGCAGGACGTGGAAGATCTTCCGGAGAATTGGGAAGAAGAGGCCATCGCACCTGACGACATACCCAGGAGCCGCCGTGGCGCCGGGGAGTCCAAGAAGGACGAACCCAACTACAACGCTCTCGAGTATCACAAGCGTAAACACTAA